A region of Phaeodactylum tricornutum CCAP 1055/1 chromosome 14, whole genome shotgun sequence DNA encodes the following proteins:
- a CDS encoding predicted protein — MVSTTSKVVAAVLVMGGLLATQLDLTKDASVATPHANAPSKTTARGLKGARRLASGATDGYGSIDAVSTTGVSGSAGAGVTKQEALVNNKGSFVVTGSAGSPGGSTGGSAGVAIDQAGVESKGNAANYGVVDPAIVAVTSGGTGYFVGSFDTEAVATESPDVTEAPTVTPPVTISPTSGKAGKSSKPSPSGKAGKSSKPSPSGKADKSSSPKSSKSGTHSPSGTPSPKSSMPPVDDSHDSPDDAEMNFEVPSKLLVDLAEEEPTPASESGTSYAAAGGSFASVISGGTNTGVAPANAVAPGYATGSGGVESVTVEAGGAADSTANDSTVSAAADGGAEQDGSFYAYIGASASPGATVAPVGDAVISAGIEGVFGTVGEAGV, encoded by the exons ATGGTCTCCACTACTTCTAaagtcgtcgccgccgtCCTCGTTATGGGAGGCCTCCTCGCCACGCAGCTCGATCTCACCAAG GATGCTTCCGTCGCTACTCCTCACGCGAACGCGCCTTCCAAAACGACCGCCCGGGGCTTAAAGGGGGCTCGCCGATTGGCGTCGGGTGCTACTGACGGATACGGAAGCATTGACGCTGTGTCCACTACCGGGGTTTCTGGGAGCGCCGGTGCAGGAGTGACCAAACAAGAAGCTCTAGTGAACAACAAAGGAAGCTTTGTGGTCACGGGATCGGCAGGCAGTCCGGGTGGAAGCACTGGTGGTAGTGCGGGTGTCGCCATTGATCAAGCTGGAGTGGAATCGAAAGGCAACGCAGCCAACTACGGCGTTGTAGACCCGGCTATTGTGGCCGTCACGTCCGGCGGTACCGGCTACTTTGTTGGTTCTTTCGACACGGAAGCCGTCGCCACTGAGTCGCCTGATGTTACCGAGGCGCCTACTGTCACACCACCCGTGACTATCAGTCCTACTAGCGGGAAGGCCGGGAAATCATCCAAGCCAAGCCCCAGCGGAAAGGCCGGCAAGTCGTCGAAGCCAAGCCCGAGTGGGAAAGCTGACAAGTCGTCCAGTCCGAAATCTTCCAAGTCGGGAACGCACTCTCCATCGGGAACACCCTCTCCTAAATCGTCCATGCCACCGGTGGACGATAGCCACGACAGCCCTGACGACGCCGAGATGAACTTTGAAGTACCCAGCAAGCTCTTGGTCGACTTGGCTGAAGAGGAACCTACCCCGGCTTCTGAGAGCGGTACCTCGTACGCCGCCGCGGGTGGTAGTTTTGCTTCCGTCATCAGTGGTGGCACGAATACTGGAGTTGCCCCTGCCAATGCGGTGGCTCCCGGCTACGCCACCGGCTCTGGTGGTGTCGAGAGTGTGACGGTAGAGGCTGGCGGTGCTGCTGACTCCACGGCCAATGACTCCACGGTTAGTGCGGCTGCAGACGGTGGCGCCGAGCAGGACGGTTCGTTCTATGCCTATATCGGGGCATCCGCAAGCCCGGGTGCGACTGTTGCTCCCGTCGGTGACGCTGTCATTTCTGCCGGTATTGAAGGAGTGTTCGGTACTGTTGGAGAGGCTGGAGTCTAA
- a CDS encoding predicted protein: protein MVSTTSKVVAAVLVMGGLLATQLDLTKDASVATPHANAPSKTTARGLKGARRLASGATDGYGSIDAVSTTGVYGSAGAGVTKQEALVNNKGSFVVTGSAGSPGGSTDGSAGVAIDHAGVESNGYAYNYGVVDPSVVSATSGGTGYFVGSFDTDATASLAPGATEAPTATPLVTSSPTRAKSAKAKSPKAKSPKAGTPSPKSTMAPEEDDHDDSDSEMNIEVPSKLLVDLAEDEATPVPESGSAYAAAGGSFTSTLTGGAYTTIDTPYGATAVPGATVVPAYALGSGGVDSVTVDAGGAADSTANDFTASADAEGGAEQDGSFYAYNAASINPGATAIPVGEASIYADIDGVFGTAGEAGA from the exons ATGGTCTCCACTACTTCTAaagtcgtcgccgccgtCCTCGTTATGGGAGGCCTCCTCGCCACGCAGCTCGATCTCACCAAG GATGCTTCCGTCGCTACTCCTCACGCGAACGCGCCTTCCAAAACGACCGCCCGGGGCTTAAAGGGGGCTCGCCGATTGGCGTCGGGTGCTACTGACGGATACGGAAGCATTGACGCTGTGTCCACTACCGGGGTTTATGGGAGCGCCGGTGCAGGAGTGACCAAACAAGAAGCTCTAGTGAACAACAAAGGAAGCTTTGTGGTCACGGGATCGGCAGGCAGTCCGGGTGGAAGCACTGATGGTAGTGCGGGTGTCGCGATCGACCATGCTGGAGTTGAATCGAATGGATATGCCTATAACTACGGCGTTGTAGACCCGTCTGTTGTGAGTGCCACGTCCGGCGGTACCGGCTACTTTGTTGGTTCTTTCGACACGGATGCTACCGCCTCGTTGGCGCCTGGTGCTACAGAGGCTCCTACTGCCACGCCGCTCGTGACTTCCAGTCCCACGCGTGCCAAGTCCGCCAAGGCGAAATCTCCCAAGGCGAAATCTCCCAAGGCGGGAACACCCTCTCCTAAATCGACCATGGCTCCCGAGGAGGACGACCACGATGACAGCGACTCCGAGATGAACATCGAAGTGCCcagcaagcttttggttgacTTGGCTGAAGATGAAGCTACCCCGGTTCCCGAAAGCGGCTCGGCTTACGCCGCCGCGGGTGGTAGCTTTACGTCCACTCTCACCGGTGGAGCCTATACAACAATTGACACGCCATACGGTGCAACGGCGGTCCCTGGTGCAACTGTGGTTCCCGCGTACGCCCTCGGGTCTGGTGGTGTCGATAGTGTGACGGTAGATGCTGGCGGTGCCGCTGACTCTACAGCCAACGATTTCACGGCTAGCGCGGATGCAGAAGGCGGCGCTGAGCAAGACGGATCTTTCTATGCCTACAATGCGGCCTCCATCAATCCTGGTGCGACTGCAATCCCTGTTGGTGAAGCCTCAATTTATGCCGACATTGATGGAGTGTTCGGTACTGCTGGAGAGGCTGGTGCCTAA